The following are encoded in a window of Candidatus Thorarchaeota archaeon genomic DNA:
- a CDS encoding OsmC family protein — protein sequence MSVETHKYEVRVDWTHDRVGELLLEGKPRLQVATPPEFEGGVPGIHSPEDLFVASAAACMMTTFVAFSKKSRLEFLAFRCEGVGTLQKLEKGFEFTRIVLRSTVEVSSEELVSKAERALELAGKYCLVSNSMKCQVVHENFVKVR from the coding sequence ATGAGCGTCGAGACTCACAAGTATGAGGTCCGTGTGGACTGGACGCATGACCGCGTCGGAGAGCTGCTCTTAGAAGGCAAGCCACGGTTGCAGGTGGCAACGCCTCCTGAGTTTGAAGGGGGTGTTCCGGGTATTCACTCACCCGAGGACCTTTTCGTGGCATCGGCTGCAGCATGCATGATGACCACTTTCGTGGCCTTTTCCAAGAAGAGTCGGCTTGAGTTCCTGGCCTTCAGATGCGAGGGCGTGGGGACTCTTCAGAAATTGGAGAAGGGCTTTGAGTTCACGAGGATTGTCCTACGAAGCACTGTTGAGGTCAGTAGTGAGGAGCTGGTCTCGAAGGCTGAACGCGCGTTGGAGCTGGCAGGGAAGTATTGTCTGGTTTCCAACAGCATGAAGTGTCAGGTCGTTCATGAGAACTTTGTGAAGGTCCGGTAG
- a CDS encoding OsmC family protein yields MSEEPRVFEQHVRWTEEKFGEVTAAGMPAIRTGGQIQTGATRYHTPEDLLVAAVATCFMNSFLAFIEKMHIEVKSLEVVGRGHLERVDRSYEITKVFLNVRVVIESEELRPKIERALELGGKYCFVGNSLKGTVEHTHEIVVS; encoded by the coding sequence ATGAGTGAAGAACCAAGAGTATTCGAACAACATGTGAGATGGACTGAAGAGAAGTTCGGCGAGGTCACTGCAGCCGGCATGCCCGCAATCAGAACGGGCGGTCAGATTCAGACGGGTGCAACCAGATATCACACACCTGAAGACCTGCTTGTTGCAGCAGTCGCCACATGCTTCATGAACTCATTCCTGGCCTTCATCGAGAAGATGCACATCGAAGTCAAGTCCCTAGAAGTGGTGGGACGTGGTCATCTTGAGAGAGTTGACAGGAGCTATGAGATAACCAAGGTGTTTCTGAACGTAAGGGTGGTCATCGAGTCCGAAGAGCTTCGTCCGAAGATTGAACGCGCGCTTGAGCTGGGTGGCAAGTACTGCTTTGTCGGCAACAGTCTCAAAGGCACAGTTGAGCACACTCATGAGATAGTTGTTTCCTAG
- a CDS encoding methyltransferase domain-containing protein, which produces MNDERAHEWDDNAEAYASLIDQRGTPHHRAILNPCVERLLGDIKGKTLLDAGCGEGYLSRHYARIGALVTGVDISSRLVRESSDLATREGLNIAFIQGDICHMRQLPNGTFDAVLCNLVLLNVPCIDAALLEFNRVLRPGGVLVFSVVHPAFDVYGPGHWEMGEKSPNSGRRRGLWFVMDNYFSETEYKRVWKTRDGRDFPVPITFYHRTLSTYISSVRKAGLLIDAVEEPLPPSDDDFFERERRIPFFLVIRAIKPAC; this is translated from the coding sequence TTGAACGACGAGCGTGCCCACGAATGGGACGACAACGCTGAGGCATATGCCTCCCTGATTGACCAGCGTGGCACGCCGCATCACAGGGCTATACTCAACCCGTGTGTGGAGCGACTCCTCGGAGACATCAAGGGCAAGACATTGCTTGATGCGGGGTGTGGTGAAGGGTACCTGTCGAGGCACTATGCACGGATTGGTGCGCTCGTGACTGGAGTCGACATCTCCTCCCGTCTTGTCAGAGAGAGCAGTGACTTGGCGACGAGAGAGGGGCTGAACATCGCCTTCATTCAGGGGGACATCTGCCACATGAGACAGCTCCCGAATGGCACCTTCGATGCTGTGCTCTGTAACCTCGTCCTGCTCAATGTGCCTTGCATAGATGCTGCTCTTCTCGAATTCAACAGGGTCCTGAGGCCCGGCGGAGTCTTGGTCTTCTCTGTTGTACATCCGGCATTTGATGTCTATGGCCCGGGCCACTGGGAGATGGGCGAGAAGAGTCCGAATAGTGGACGCAGGCGGGGCCTCTGGTTCGTCATGGACAACTACTTCAGCGAGACCGAATACAAGAGGGTATGGAAGACGAGGGACGGAAGGGACTTTCCTGTACCGATAACATTCTATCATCGAACACTGTCGACCTACATCTCCTCAGTGAGAAAAGCAGGACTCCTCATTGACGCCGTCGAGGAGCCCCTCCCTCCGAGTGATGATGACTTCTTCGAGAGAGAGCGGCGAATCCCCTTCTTCTTGGTGATTCGAGCCATAAAGCCTGCCTGTTGA
- a CDS encoding DUF302 domain-containing protein → MVDVLRKELRVSFDEAVKRVETACTDEGFGLLATKNLDQIFRERLGVTNYPRYTMVLACAPQLAKMALDVSKDVGTLFPCSFVVYEENNRVFVAHTSIMKTAVETGLATAEAMRPVIDATSKKVRAVWDRI, encoded by the coding sequence ATGGTCGATGTACTACGAAAGGAGTTACGGGTGTCCTTTGACGAGGCAGTGAAGAGGGTGGAGACGGCCTGTACCGATGAGGGCTTTGGCCTTCTGGCAACCAAGAACCTAGACCAGATATTCAGAGAGCGGCTTGGAGTGACGAACTACCCACGATACACGATGGTGCTGGCGTGTGCGCCCCAGCTTGCAAAGATGGCTCTTGATGTGTCGAAGGACGTGGGCACACTGTTTCCCTGTTCGTTTGTGGTATATGAGGAGAACAACAGGGTCTTCGTTGCGCACACATCAATCATGAAGACCGCAGTCGAGACCGGTCTGGCTACTGCAGAGGCCATGAGGCCGGTCATAGATGCTACGAGCAAGAAGGTCCGAGCCGTCTGGGACAGGATCTAG